DNA from Podarcis muralis chromosome 13, rPodMur119.hap1.1, whole genome shotgun sequence:
CGAGAGATCCGTCGCTACCAGAAGTCCACTGAGCTGCTGATTCGCAAGCTGCCCTTCCAGCGTCTGGTGCGTGAGATCGCGCAGGATTTCAAGACTGACCTGCGCTTCCAGAGCTCTGCGGTGATGGCCCTTCAGGAGGCGAGCGAGGCTTACCTGGTGGGTCTTTTCGAAGATACCAACCTGTGCGCCATCCACGCCAAGCGGGTCACCATCATGCCCAAAGACATCCAGCTGGCTCGCCGCATCCGCGGAGAAAGGGCTTAAACCGGGACCTCTCGCTCAAAGAACAAAAGGCTCTTTTAAGAGCCACTACATACTCTCAAAATTGCTGGAAATTGCTCTTGTTCTTGCCTTCGGTAGGGTAAAATGCCCATCGTATACATAAGCGAAAATTTGCGCCCCAAAACGATACAACATTTTCTGCATATAACTTCTACAGATATAAATAGTAAGCACTCTTAGGTCGGGGTGGTGGTAGATCCCTTTTACAGGATGTATATGTCCATGATAGTTTAGAAAAATGCAACTATTTTTAGCCACTTTGCTAATGCTTTAGGAGTCTTCAACCTGAGACGCTGCTTAAAATAACTACCTTTGGCGTGTCCTGCCACCTAAGTTATACCTGCAACAGACCCATATTTGATCTTCATATACTTTCAGTGCGTCTATGCATAGGACCAACGGGGTAGATAGCTTGGACTTCTATAACATTATGGGAAATTTTACAGATATTTCCGTAAAAGAACAGTGCCTCCTTATAGATCTAACCTGCAGTTTTAACATCCAGCTTTGCTGtttcatgctcaaggcagctggtATACAGTTCACAACTTTGGATACTGGAAAGAATGCTGCGTGTTTGTGACTGTAATATCAGCTACAACTAGGTGGGAAACTGCAATAGCTTGGTTTATTTCTTGATTTAATAGCAAATTGAGCATATGAGGTGGTTATCCAATAAGCCAACCTTAAGCATGCTTGGGTTAATTTTACAACACTGGAATCTGCTGCATGCATCTAGGACTTTTTTAAAGTGTAAAGCAAGTACAGCTCTTCTAAAGAAAAAGTGGAGGGCTCTTAAAAGAGCCTTTGGGTTTAAGTGGAGGAGTTTTCCCCCCAAGTTTACTTGGAGCTGGTGTACTTGGTGACGGCCTTGGTGCCCTCAGACACGGCGTGCTTGGCCAActccccaggcagcagcaagcgCACAGCGGTCTGGATCTCCCGGGAAGTGATAGTGGATCGCTTGTTGTAATGGGCCAGGCGGGAAGACTCAGCAGCGATGCGCTCGAAGATGTCGTTGACGAAGGAGTTCATGATGCTCATGGCCTTGGACGAGATGCCCGTGTCCGGGTGGACTTGTTTGAGGACCTTGTAGACATAGATGGAGTAGCTCTCCTTCCTGCTCTTTTTGCGCTTCTTGTCGCCCTTCTTCTGGGTCTTGGTGATGGCCTTCTTCGACCCTTTCTTAGGCACGGGAACCGACTTCGCGGGCTCAGGCATTTTCAAAATTAGCCGCTACTTCTGTAGCGCAGAGAAAGACAAACACCTTTTATACCAGCTTTATGCAAATGAAGGCTTGAAGCACTCGTTTTCTGATTGGCTGGTCAGGAGACTGTTTCAAATACTGCGTTTCtataggcagaaaatatttccCATTGGTTCAAGAACTACGCTCCCTACAGTTTGAATTACAAGCTCGATATGCTATTGGTCGCTGACTGGAAAGCTTGCATTGCTATCCAATCAAAAAAGCGATTCGAAGCCAGAGGCCAAATTGAGCAAAACGTTTCAgggaaatcctttttaaaaagataatacaATCATTAGATCAAAATGGGTTAATTTTAGATTCAGACTATCTGTTCCCATTGAAAATCAGACAAACACCAAATTTCCTTTTGAGAAACGGAATATAGTACTGTAATTTCGCAATAAAATTGCTGAGCACTCACATGATCGCCAACTTCTTCGCCGAATTATTTTTGAAAGAAAGCCCTGTTGCTTTGTCTTTTACTCTTTTGCATTCAAAACGGGGGCTTGCAAGTTCCTGTAGGAAACCGTTTGATTACTGCACTATTTTGATTTCCCCCGTAGTTTCTCTCCCAACCCCCAAACCCCCGATAATCTCCCCAAACCTTCCCTTCCGTTCTGTTTCTCAAGGTTCAAGGACGGAAGTGTCGACCAAGTTTTCAAGCACGGTTGCGCTTCTAAAAAAACGCCACCTCCCTTTTTGATATGAAGCTTTCCTAAATCAGATTCCAACGTGTTCTCATGATAATCGATTCTCTTAAATCCCCGGGGGGGCGGGGCGCCATTGATAATCGGATTAAACGGCTTCGAGCAATCACGTCCATTGCGTAGTTTTGGCAATTGCCCTATGGGGACTCGTTATGCCCCTTTTTCAACAAGTATCGAAGGCATTAATAAAATCTTCAGGTGTGGGTATCTTCTGTAGGCTAGGACGATATCTAATCAGGAAAtcaatcctatttttaaaaatcaaaacgtAAAATTTCGTGTGCAAAACTTTTAATGGAGATGCCGGGGATCGAACCCGGGGCCTCATACATGCAAAGCatgcgctctaccactgagctacatccccgCCCGCCATGAACTCTCTGGAAATATATATTGAAAAGGCATAGTTATTGTGCAACCAAAGAAAACCAAGTATCTACTGCCCAAGCTAGTTCTAGGCTACGTTAGGTGCTTGTGACcttgaaaaaaaaaccccaacaggaACGATAAAGCTTTTTACTTCAAGCCTTCCGTCCCTTCAGTCAGCTCGACTATGAAGTCAAGCCAAACTCTCGAGAATTCCCAATTCACTAGTGCAGATGcagaaagccttttaaaaaaatacaacattttAGCGCATTTTAACAGCTCTTTTACGGGCAAGTGGTGGCCCTTAAAAGGGCCGTTTGTGCTGCGAATACGAAATCAAGAATTTAGCCGCCAAATCCATACAGAGTACGGCCTTGGCGCTTCAAGGCGTACACCACATCCATAGCGGTCACGGTCTTCCTTTTCGCGTGCTCCGTGTAGGTTACGGCATCGCGGATCACGTTCTCCAGAAACACCTTTAGGACACCGCGAGTCTCCTCGTAGATCAGCCCAGAAATACGCTTCACTCCTCCGCGGCGAGCCAGCCGGCGAATAGCGGGCTTAGTGATTCCCTGGATGTTATCACGAAGGACCTTCCTATGCCTTTTGGCACCTCCTTTGCCCAAGCCCTTGCCACCTTTGCCACGGCCAGACATTTTGCAAAATCACAATCGGCTGCAGTCTCACGAGAAACCAATGTAGCGTAAGCCTCTGCAGTTGTCCTTTTATATCATCTGATCCGACCAGAGGGAAAACTTCAACGTTTGCTCCACCCACGCCTCTCAACCAGTAAAAATACGCCGCGGGTCTTCCTACAATTCAACCTGCCGAACAACGTTTTCCTAGTGAAGATAAACTGTTCTGTCAGCGTACATGAATTACAACTTCGGTGCTTTTGATAACACCCGTCCTAGCTTCTTGGAAATCGAATTGCGgtgatttgtatttattttttgacaAATAAATGGCTGGAAAAAGCACGACACGAGACAGAAATTCCACTTCACTTAAATCTATCCGCTAATTTTAACTGTGAGCTAAGGGAATGGAGAAGAGACCAGAGTTAATTTAGCTTTAGCGCCCCTTGGTAAAAGCTGAATATTATATTATTAAGTTTCTATACTACTGTACCTTTCATCAGGattacagggcggtttacaatacaaaaatacgtagtgaaaataacaataaccccccagtttaaaaggccacaacacagattgcttaattagccaaaggtttAGATTCTAAAACTGGTAAGTGTTCTAgaactaattttttaaaactcaATCTGTAAAGTCTACAAGTTGAAGCAGGAAGAACCTTGCTTTGAAGGCCAAACTAAtggcagtgtactggaagaagcaaagatcaccagtgtcaaagcaatgattctacAACAACTTCATTGGACGGGTCATGtctggatgcctgattatcgtatTCCAAAGCAACAACTCTATTCCGTACTTTAAaatagaaagcgtaatgctggtggtcaacaaaagaggtttaaagactctctcaaagcaaatcttttaaaaatgtagtataaacaccgacaattgggaaacactggacagcAAGCGCTCCAatgggagaacagtctttaccaaaagtgtcatgggatttgaagacacttgaactcaggacgcaagggagaaacgcgctaagaggaaggcacgcttggcaaaccctcaccgtgatcaattcccgcctggaaaccaatgtccccactgtggaaggacgtgtggatccggaattggtctccacagtcacttacggactcactgttaagaccatgttcgtGGAAGACAATCTAACTCGGCCACGAGTGATTGCCAGACACGAAGACAATGACTCCTAGGTAATAGGAATCATAACTGCAGCTGTCACCTATCTTCATGTTACTAGAACACATTGACCGATAATATATTTGGAGCCTGTAGCGGGAGAGAATTGGGGGAATCTGAAGCAGAAAAGGAGTTTGAACCCCAGATAGGGAGAAAATAAGTTTGGGGAGGCTCGAATTCCTTCAAAACATGAGTTTTCGGATTTCAGGTATTCTTGCCTTGATTAGacactaaatattttttttttaatttaatttttattagtttcaaATTCATTAtgcaacaccaaacattaaagcaacaaaaaaaacaaacaaaacacaagaaaacaacaaaaaagaagaaaaacattacataacataaaacaccaacaagttaaacttacaataactaaataactaaatcACACAACAATAGTTGACTTCCCTTCAACTCGGTTT
Protein-coding regions in this window:
- the LOC114582196 gene encoding histone H3; the protein is MARTKQTARKSTGGKAPRKQLATKAARKSAPATGGVKKPHRYRPGTVALREIRRYQKSTELLIRKLPFQRLVREIAQDFKTDLRFQSSAVMALQEASEAYLVGLFEDTNLCAIHAKRVTIMPKDIQLARRIRGERA
- the LOC114582198 gene encoding histone H2B 7-like, encoding MPEPAKSVPVPKKGSKKAITKTQKKGDKKRKKSRKESYSIYVYKVLKQVHPDTGISSKAMSIMNSFVNDIFERIAAESSRLAHYNKRSTITSREIQTAVRLLLPGELAKHAVSEGTKAVTKYTSSK
- the LOC114582202 gene encoding histone H4 — translated: MSGRGKGGKGLGKGGAKRHRKVLRDNIQGITKPAIRRLARRGGVKRISGLIYEETRGVLKVFLENVIRDAVTYTEHAKRKTVTAMDVVYALKRQGRTLYGFGG